From the Lepisosteus oculatus isolate fLepOcu1 chromosome 1, fLepOcu1.hap2, whole genome shotgun sequence genome, one window contains:
- the nanos1 gene encoding nanos homolog 1, whose translation MDFLNHNYLNARTSYDYTFNFWNDYLGLSTLVTKNSKNSVPQSQNSITESLKATLGLGDSPTCSCILGGSGEGGHLDCCCPSSSPPPPSILDLKERFSIFSPFPGQGAGVPPQDRDPGFAGSFAGFDLFGMERKVRKPAPRSKQEPKICVFCRNNGAPEEVYGSHVLKTPDGRVVCPILRAYTCPLCSANGDNAHTIKYCPLSKDQPAQRPLKGGRAVGGKRLKIF comes from the coding sequence ATGGATTTTCTAAATCACAACTATTTGAACGCTCGCACCTCTTACGATTACACCTTTAATTTCTGGAATGACTACCTGGGTCTGTCGACGTTGGTCAcgaaaaacagcaaaaacagcGTACCCCAAAGTCAGAACTCCATCACGGAGTCCCTGAAAGCGACGCTGGGCTTGGGCGATTCCCCTACCTGCTCGTGTATACTCGGGGGCAGCGGGGAAGGTGGGCATTTGGACTGCTGCTGTCCCTCGTCCAGTCCCCCGCCTCCCTCCATCCTCGACCTGAAGGAGCGCTTCTCCATTTTCAGCCCCTTCCCGGGCCAGGGCGCTGGCGTCCCCCCGCAAGACAGGGACCCCGGCTTTGCCGGCAGCTTCGCCGGTTTCGACCTCTTCGGCATGGAGAGGAAAGTCCGAAAACCCGCCCCCAGGAGCAAGCAGGAGCCCAAGATCTGCGTCTTCTGCAGGAATAACGGGGCGCCGGAGGAGGTGTACGGCTCCCATGTGCTAAAGACACCCGACGGGAGGGTTGTGTGCCCCATTCTCAGAGCCTACACCTGCCCCCTATGCAGTGCCAATGGGGATAATGCCCACACGATAAAATACTGCCCGCTTTCCAAAGATCAGCCAGCCCAGCGGCCACTGAAGGGAGGGAGGGCAGTGGGTGGTAAGAGACtcaaaatattctaa